A region of Bacillus cabrialesii DNA encodes the following proteins:
- a CDS encoding DUF3255 family protein, which produces MVSGCQQQKEETPFYYGTWDEGLAPGPTDGVKSAAVTFTKDEVVETEVIEGRGEVQLPFMAYKVISQSADGSIEIQYLGPYYPLKSKLKRGEKGTLIWEQNGQTKTMTRIKSSKTGKEETDEK; this is translated from the coding sequence ATGGTATCGGGCTGCCAACAGCAAAAAGAGGAGACGCCTTTTTATTACGGAACGTGGGACGAGGGGCTTGCCCCCGGGCCAACGGACGGCGTGAAATCAGCGGCGGTTACTTTTACGAAAGACGAGGTTGTGGAAACGGAAGTGATTGAAGGAAGAGGAGAGGTGCAGCTGCCTTTTATGGCATATAAGGTGATTTCCCAAAGCGCTGACGGGTCCATTGAGATTCAATATCTCGGGCCTTATTATCCGCTCAAAAGCAAGCTGAAAAGAGGAGAAAAAGGAACGCTGATATGGGAGCAAAATGGCCAGACAAAAACAATGACAAGAATCAAATCATCAAAGACCGGCAAGGAGGAGACAGATGAGAAATAA
- the yidA gene encoding sugar-phosphatase encodes MYKLIAIDMDGTLLNDRHEVTEEVRNALHAAKAEGVKIVLCTGRPIGGVRRYLDELNLIEEGDYVIAYNGALVQNTHTNEVVTELSLGYDDLTSLYDLSLELKTPMHFFDSSNLYTPNRDISEFTVYESYVTQVPLHYRKIDEVPKDILIPKVMFIDKPENLSRVITSIPNDVRETYTMVRSAPFFYEILHPEASKGNAVRQLSQLLGIEQAEVMCIGDNGNDLTMIEWAGCGVAMANAIPEVLEAANFQTRSNNEHGVAHAINELVLAK; translated from the coding sequence ATGTACAAACTAATTGCAATCGATATGGATGGAACACTTTTAAATGATCGTCATGAAGTGACAGAAGAGGTCCGCAACGCGCTCCACGCCGCAAAAGCGGAAGGCGTAAAAATTGTGCTTTGCACCGGCCGGCCTATCGGGGGAGTGCGGAGATATTTAGATGAACTGAATTTAATTGAAGAAGGCGACTATGTCATCGCGTATAACGGAGCGCTTGTTCAAAATACGCATACAAATGAAGTGGTCACGGAGCTGTCCCTCGGATATGATGATTTAACTTCATTATATGACCTGAGCTTAGAGCTGAAGACGCCGATGCATTTCTTTGACTCATCCAATTTGTATACGCCTAACCGGGATATCAGCGAATTTACCGTATACGAATCGTATGTCACACAAGTGCCGCTTCATTACCGCAAGATTGACGAGGTGCCAAAAGATATCCTCATTCCGAAAGTGATGTTTATTGATAAGCCGGAGAACTTAAGCCGCGTCATTACATCGATTCCAAACGACGTGAGAGAAACATATACGATGGTCAGAAGCGCGCCTTTCTTTTATGAAATTCTGCATCCTGAAGCCAGCAAAGGAAACGCCGTACGTCAGCTGTCACAGCTGCTTGGAATTGAACAGGCGGAAGTCATGTGTATAGGCGATAACGGGAACGACCTGACAATGATTGAATGGGCGGGCTGCGGTGTTGCCATGGCAAACGCCATCCCGGAAGTATTGGAAGCCGCAAACTTTCAAACACGTTCCAATAATGAACATGGAGTTGCACACGCAATTAATGAGCTTGTATTGGCGAAATAA